A region of the Ranitomeya variabilis isolate aRanVar5 chromosome 5, aRanVar5.hap1, whole genome shotgun sequence genome:
gctttccatcctcagactaatggacagacggagcgaactaatcagactttggaggcttatttgaggtgttttgtctctgctgatcaggacgattgggtgaccttcttgccgttggctgagtttgcccttaataatcgggctagttccgccaccttggtttcgccgtttttctgcaactctggtttccaccctcgtttttcttcgggtcatgtggaaccttctgactgccctggggtggattctgtggtggataggttgcagcggatctggaatcttgtggtggacaacttgaagttgtcacaggagagggctcagcgctttgccaaccgccgccgcggtgtgggtccccgactacgtgttggggatttggtgtggctttcttcccgctttgttcctatgaaggtttcctctcccaaatttagacctcgttttattggtccttacaagatattggaaatccttaatcctgtatcctttcgcctggatcttcctgtgtcgtttgctatccacaacgtgtttcataggtccttgttgcggcggtacgttgtgcctgtggttcctcctgctgagcctcctgctccggtgttggttgagggcgagttggagtacgtggtggagaagatcttggattctcgtctctccaggcggaggcttcagtacctggtcaagtggaagggctatggtcaggaagataattcatgggtggtcgcctctgatgttcatgcggccgatttagttcgtgcctttcacgccgctcgtcctgatcgccctggtggtcgtggtgagggttcggtgacccctcactaaggggggggtactgttgtgattttgctttttgctccctctagtggtcattagtgatttgactctggagcttctgtcttttcctatatcctcacctgggccgttagttcaggggcgttgctatataagctccctggaccttcagttcaatgcctggcatcgttgaaatcagagctaatctgttgtgctcttgtcctatgatccgggttcctgtatttcaagctaagtctgcttccttgctttttgcttttgttttgtttggtatttttgtccagcttgttccaatctgtatcctgacctttgctggaagctctagggggctggtgttctccccccggaccgttagacggttcgggggttcttgaatctccagcgtggatttttatagggtttttgttgaccagataagttatcttgctatattctgctattagtaagctggcctctctttgctgaacctggttcatttctgtgtttgtcatttcctcttacctcaccgttattatttgtggggggcttgtatcttgctttggggtccctttctctggaggcaagagaggtctttgttttcttctcctaggggtagttagattctccggctggcgcgagtcatctagcgatcaccgtaggcatgatccccggctacttctagtgttggcgttaggagtagctatttggtcaacccagttaccacagccctatgagctggatttttgaatctcgcagacttacacgttcctctgagaccctgtccactggggtcataacaccatggGCTATGGGGAAGAACTATGACCCTCATATTCAACATGTCTTTCTCCTCAGCCTCATCATTGCCAAAACTGGACGTGTCATCCAGTACATGGGTTTTCTGAGTGGAGTGGATACCCCTGTGTTGACATGATACTGGACCAGTGGTGTTTGACCAGGATTATTCATGAACAGGGAGACATATTTTCAAAGCAGTTTTGTTAACTGCTGCTTCTGTGATGAACCAAGCTGCTACCCCAATGGAACATCTGTTACCACCATTCACATTTTGGATTCCACCAATAAGTCAAAGATCTAGTCCGTATCTGAGTCATCTAAAGGGGGACAAAAAACTGCTAAGTTGGTTACTTCCCTTTTGTTATAAGCTTTTAGCCTGTTGACATGATAGGATTGTTCACGTATACCTGCTTGATCCAAGGCCATGGTGTAATCAGTCTCCCCACATTTCCTGGTGATGGTGAACGGACCCACCCACATTGCTTGAAGCTTGTTTTTGTGCACTAGTACTATAGTACTAGAAACTTCTTTCCACAGGTAAATTCTTAGAGTCTGGCAGCATGGTTGTAACACCGCTGTTGCCTTTCCTGATCTACTTCTAAATACCCATGGACTATGGCTATAAGGTACCTCATCTTTTCCCTAAATTTTTGGACATTCTCCAGAATGGGAACCTCTTTTGTGGGGAAAGTGCCCTTCCAACTCTCTCATACTAGCCACAATGTCCCTTTTAGTTTTTGCCTGTACAGCAATTCAAAGCTAGTGAACCAGGTAGAATCCTGCAGAACCTCCCGGTAGGTGAACATGAGCTGCTGCATATTTTTCTCGCAGTGCCCCCCATCGGACTCCACATACTAATAGCTGATTGAGCATTCCTTTGAAATGCTCACACAACCTATTAATTTTGGGATGGTAGGGAATAGTGGAACTCCCAATACTGATTCCATAACACAAGACCTTTCCCCATTTGAGACTCCAGATCCAAAATCAACCAACAACTCCTTGATTCGAGCTGTAAGTGACTAGGTTGATTTCAGACAGCCACTTGATCCTTGCTTTGGCAACTCCTCTTGGTCCATCTCAGCTGAATTTTCGTGGCCAGGTATTCAATCTATCCAAGCTGCTACAGCTCCTGTAGTTGCCATTTCTCATTGCAGCTATACATCCACTCCGATCCTCTTCCCAAGGCCAAGCTGGTGGGATTGGACATGGTGGAGTCGAAAACCTGCTGTGTATGCCTCCAATATGGTCTTCTTGGTCTGTCTAtatgcctccctggttgtggagcCCATGAATCTGCCAGGCTGAGTAGTGTCCCATTGCTATCAACAAGTGTGGAGACATGTCGGTAAGTGTGTGTGCTCTCCCTATGCCCTCCCTATGTCTTTAGAAAGTCCATATgggccagggctcatcccactgtacACCTGCTATCTTTtccgtgggcagaacactacttagACAACATTGGGTGAGGGTAAAATAGTGTGgcgataatttattgaaccaccaacaaacaataacacatagaacagtttcAGCAAATACCTAAGATGTTGCAAATTGCAGAGTCTCACCCTTTGGCTGACTCGCCAGGATTAGAGCAGCTGAAAATTCggagcttccagggctgactactccCATCAATGGCACCGGGCTTTTGACATGTACCCACAGAGAAAAGATGGCAAAAAGCTTTGGAAGCTGACCAAGAGTAGTGAGGTAGGTGACCTGATTGTCTCAACCTGGATTATGGAAATTATGCCATGCATGCATTGTGATATCTCAGGTCGCAGCCAGAGGTCCTGGACTAGCATGCAGAGTCCTGGAATTTCAGCTTCTTACCATCAAGCATTGGACAGGGAACAATGAGCTGTCATGGTGGCTAGAAATGTGAATAATGTGgtattagtttttttttcttttcataaatAACCTTTTCACGTCCCTCTAGAGTTTAGCAAAGTTGCATTTAACTGACTGCCACTTTGCTCAATTCAcattaaaagaattaaaaaaaaaataattctggagaATATTGATTCTTGTAGAATTAAAGATAAATTCAATTCCACTCTAATAAATGTGCCAATCTCTAGCTGTAATAACTAATATTAAAAGTCCAATGAAGATTTAGACTGATGAGCGAAAGgggaacaatgttttgaacttttgactttcaggctccatatgtcaccatccactactgccacAACATACATAAATTTAGGAGGAGGGCCACATGGGAAATAAGAAAATTAAGGCCCTTATATTTGATGTTTGATCCTGTTCTTAATAACTTGAAACAAGTCTGGTGTCCCTCATATTAGTTATGGAACTCATGTTTTACTTTATTTTTCTTCATATTCTAGCAATCGTGAAGACCTATTCACTGCCTGGATTCTTCACAGAAGTAGAAATGAGGATTAGATGAGTCTGGACTGGGCCCTCTTTCTCCAGGGTCCCATAACAGCCACATGAGCTGTCCCAATAATAAATATGCCCTTGGAGAAGGACAATATGACGGTAGTAACAGAGTTTGTCCTTACAGGATTCAATGCAAGCCAGAATAGTAGATTTCTAATGTTCTTTTTGTTCATTGTGATTTATGGGTTTACGATTTTTTTTAATCTCCTGATCATCACCCTGGTTTCCTCCAGCAAGAACCTCCACACTCCAATGTACTTCTTCATCTCACAACTGTCCATCAGTGACATCTTGTTGACTTCAGATATTGTCCCCAAAATGCTCCAGATTATGCTACTTTCTAAAGTAACTATTACTTTTACTGACTGTATGACTCAGATGTATGTTTTCGGGGCCTCAGAAACATTTGAATGTTTTCTTCTCACAGTGATGTCCTATGACAGATATGTGGCCATCTGTGTTCCCCTCCGTTACACCATCATCATGACAAGTACATACTGTGTGACGTTAGCTATTGTCTCTTGGTTGCTCACTTTTGCCATTATGGCGGTTATTATCACAACAATATTGTTGCTGAACTTTTGTGGACCAAATATCATTGATCATTTCTTCTGTGATTTCCTTCCAATAATGGAACGTTCCTGTTCAGATACCTCCATTGTTCAGCTAGAAGTTTATTTACTAAGTGTTCCAATAATTTTCATCCCCCTGATAGTAATAATTTTTTCATATGCTAGAATTATTGTCATCACCTTAAGAATCCCATCCAGTACCGGTAGACAGAAAGCCTTCTCAACCTGTAGCTCCCACCTCACGGTGGTCTCCATATTCTACTGGACTTTATTCGGAGTTTACATTTTCCCAACGAAAGGGAAATCATTGATCATCAGTAAGATCCTatcactgctatatactgtgtttACCCCTCTGATCAACCCCATCATATACTGTTTAAAGAACAATGAAATAAAGAAGGCTTTTCATAAATATTTCAGGTGCTAAAGCGAATTGTAAAAAGATATTCACATGACTGTGTCCCATCTTGctttaaaaacaaagcaaaaacaaaTGAATGGCATACAGGAGGACAAAAAAGGTTTCAATGATATTTTTCTCACTCCTGTAGGCTTAAACACCTGCGTATGATCTGCAAAAAAGGAACAGAATGAGATAATTttccaacaaaagaaaaaaaaagtgaacgACACTAGTGGCACATATATATCACACTTAAAGATGGTTGATCCTGTTTTACTGATGCGAGGCGGACAACATCAATCGGTTTGCAGTGCTCAGCATGAACAAATCACAAGTGCATGAAGAgttatccatagaaatatgtggctCTCAATGGATTGAGTAAATATTCTAAAGTCCTTTACTTCACCATTTGCGGCTTGGACAGTGAGTCGGACATGCAGGTCAGAGAGGCAAAATACAAATTGCTTATAATAAATTCAGTAATTTCATTCTCTTGCTGGTAACCATTAAATATTATTAGAGGAATTCTGATAGATCGAGTCTACCATTTAGTACAAGGGGGCCTTGCGCTTTTGCTTTGTGATCCACTAAGCTTCATGCCTAAGTAAAATTTTATTGTGGTTTCCACCTTTTGGTGGATGTTTAACCACTTCGAGACCTGTAAATCTCAGAGTCTCGGGATTGGATTCATGTTTTTGCTGTATATGCCTTACAAGTCTTAAAGAACCCTTTCCAGAAGTAATTGAAGCTTATTGGCTCATGAATGCACAAGGTCCCCTTGGACTAAATGATAGACTCAATGTAATTACTGAATTTATATAATAAGCAATATGTATTTTGCACTTTATTTCACTACTGTTCACTGCATTTTCTTAGAATGGTCCAACTCCTCATAAAGGAAATGACCTCATGTAATTactcacctggacccgttgaagcgatcACACACAAAATGGCCGTAGTCCATTTTCTCTCTCCCCGAATGCCTCCCTGGCCTGCATGTCCGACTCACTGTCCAAGCCGCAAAtggtgaaataaaggacttttgaATATTTACTCAATCCGGTGAGTGCCAAATCTTTCTTTGGATATCCCAGAATGAGATAATGTTTGAGCTCTCCTCATATCAGTCACAAGCATCTGGGACAAAAATAGATGTGTTAAAAGTAGCATTGAGCAAAATTGACAAAATCTGACTTGGATCCATTCACTCAATACAGGGTGAAGGCAATTATGATCAAATCAAATGTATTGAGaagggattaaaataaaaaatatgctctTATATACACCTGAATTTCAATACCTGTCTCACCACCACATGGCCCACCAGTCCTCAGATTCCTTCTCTTCCACTCTATGGCAATTTACATCTTCTGAGTATTCGTTTGGTGCCACCATTGACAAGGTAAGACATAGCAGACATAATTGAAGAGAGTCACAACTAaagcaaacttgttcggaaaatgttcgccaatctcaaattcggcacaaacatagcacattcggatttgtgttcgctttcacgagtatttttactcaaagtcggcaaaatttggtcacagtttggtaaatcatcacgtttctactaatgcttttgtaataactttggctaggatagtggtactTTCTGATGTGGTActttctactaacctacctttgcctgacattgccatctccatgtgcggttcaatcattactccaaagcaacatgcccgctgccttggggttatccttgattccgagctttcattcaccccccacatccgatcactggctcactcttcttatctgcatctcaaaaacatttctagaattcgcccttttcttactttcgactctgcaaaaactcttactgtttctcttattcattcccatctggactattgtaactctctactaatcggcctccctcttaccaaactctccccgctctaatctgtcctgaatgctgctgccaggatcatattcctcaccaaccgttacactgatgcctctaccttgtgccagtcattacactggctacccatccactccagaatccagtacaaaactactaccctcatccacaaagcactccatggctcagcaccaccctacatctcctccctgttctccgtctaccaccctacccgtgccctctgctccgctaatgacctcaggttagcatcctcaatattcagaacctcccactcccgtctccaagactttacacgtgctgcgccgattctttggaatgcactacctaggttaatacgattaatccccaatccccacagttttaagcgtgccctaaaaacgcatttgttcagactggcctaccgcctcagcgcattaacctaactatccctgtgtggcctattaaaaatagaaaaaaaaacaaaaaaaaaaccacataatcacgttcctccatcatgttctcatacactttatgcagttaatagccctctgtgtctgtactgttacatacttaggctgataactggttcatgcagctttacatgaacacccgagacttacactatggctggtccaaataactaaagcaattgttaccatccacctctcatgtctccccttttcctcatagtttgtaagcttgcgagcagggccctcattcctcctggtatctattttgaactgtgatttctgtt
Encoded here:
- the LOC143774628 gene encoding olfactory receptor 11A1-like — its product is MPLEKDNMTVVTEFVLTGFNASQNSRFLMFFLFIVIYGFTIFFNLLIITLVSSSKNLHTPMYFFISQLSISDILLTSDIVPKMLQIMLLSKVTITFTDCMTQMYVFGASETFECFLLTVMSYDRYVAICVPLRYTIIMTSTYCVTLAIVSWLLTFAIMAVIITTILLLNFCGPNIIDHFFCDFLPIMERSCSDTSIVQLEVYLLSVPIIFIPLIVIIFSYARIIVITLRIPSSTGRQKAFSTCSSHLTVVSIFYWTLFGVYIFPTKGKSLIISKILSLLYTVFTPLINPIIYCLKNNEIKKAFHKYFRC